The Vicia villosa cultivar HV-30 ecotype Madison, WI linkage group LG1, Vvil1.0, whole genome shotgun sequence genome includes a region encoding these proteins:
- the LOC131639599 gene encoding probable disease resistance protein At5g66900 → MAMVLDAVIGKVVDELLSSVVEMKNKALKFKSSLERLEKTLQSLAPLINQIDELNKKLDRPAKETERLIKQMKDGKELVLKCSDQDKFQWWNCCYKKAEYQEQLEELDGEIKRFFELDLRAQDARNGLEALLEIKEFRAEFRSVGLRNERIELRGVCFPPQPPGFIVGLDGPLNELKMRLLKDEVSVSVVTVTGSGGSGKSTLAKRFCWDEQVKGKFKENIFFITFAKTPKLNAMVQKLFQHTGYKALDFQSDEDMFNQLEQLMKQIGRNGPILLVLDDVWLGSESLVDNFVFEIPNYKILVTSRFAIGRFGHPFVLRPLSEANAINLFKHSASLTKSNSDIPDDVVKEIVRGCSGSPLALRVSGRSLSNEQQIVWLNRAKELSAGGTILDSNTDVLSCLQKSLDVLDPKSMECFRDLGLFPEDQRIPVAALIDMWAEIRNEDDATAMERIYKLVNLNLADIIVTRKVVSGTIDYNYHYVTQHGLLRDLAIRNNSQEPEDKRNRLIIDTSANNLPSWWTSETEYHIAARVLSISTDETFPSKWCNLQPTEVEALVLNLREKNCILPMFMKKMTKLKVLIITNYDFYHAELENFELLDHLSSLRRIRLEKVTIPFLGKTIVQLKNLQKCSFFMCNVNEAFKTCTIQDSEIFPNLLEMNFDYCDMVELPNVISYIVSLKKLSITNCHKLRSLHEGIGKLVNLESLRLSSCSELQKLPDSITNMHRLKFLDISGCINLSQLPENIGELEKLEKVNMRGCSSISELPSSVMDLEGLMHVVCDEETAEKWEPFRTILGDLRIEVVQEDFNLDFLDNQ, encoded by the exons ATGGCTATGGTTCTAGATGCAGTGATTGGAAAAGTAGTGGATGAACTATTGAGTTCAGTTGTTGAAATGAAGAACAAAGCTTTGAAGTTCAAATCATCTCTAGAAAGATTAGAAAAGACTCTCCAGTCATTAGCACCATTGATCAATCAAATAGATGAACTCAACAAGAAACTGGATCGACCGGCTAAAGAAACCGAGAGACTAATCAAGCAGATGAAAGACGGGAAAGAACTAGTCCTTAAATGTTCTGATCAGGACAAATTCCAGTGGTGGAATTGTTGTTACAAGAAGGCGGAGTATCAAGAACAGCTTGAAGAGTTGGATGGTGAGATTAAAAGATTCTTTGAGCTTGATTTGAGAGCTCAAGATGCGAGGAACGGGTTGGAAGCGCTTTTGGAGATTAAAGAGTTTCGAGCTGAGTTTAGAAGTGTTGGTTTGAGGAATGAGAGGATTGAATTGAGAGGTGTTTGTTTTCCACCTCAACCGCCGGGTTTTATTGTTGGGTTGGATGGTCCTTTGAATGAGTTGAAGATGAGGTTGTTGAAGGATGAGGTTAGTGTTTCTGTTGTTACGGTTACTGGTTCTGGTGGTTCGGGGAAATCTACTTTGGCGAAAAGGTTTTGTTGGGATGAACAAGTAAAAG GTAAATTCAAGGAAAATATCTTCTTCATTACATTTGCAAAAACACCAAAGCTGAATGCTATGGTGCAGAAACTGTTTCAACACACTGGCTACAAAGCTCTCGATTTTCAAAGCGATGAAGACATGTTTAACCAGTTGGAACAATTGATGAAACAAATCGGGAGAAATGGCCCGATATTGTTGGTCTTAGATGATGTTTGGCTAGGATCGGAGTCACTTGTTGACAACTTTGTGTTTGAGATTCCTAACTACAAGATTTTGGTGACATCAAGATTTGCAATTGGAAGATTCGGACATCCATTCGTTTTGAGACCTCTTTCGGAGGCAAATGCTATAAACCTGTTTAAGCATTCAGCTTCCTTAACTAAGAGCAACTCAGATATTCCAGATGATGTTGTGAAAGAG ATAGTAAGAGGTTGTAGCGGTTCTCCCTTAGCGCTTCGAGTGAGTGGAAGATCGTTGAGTAACGAACAACAGATAGTTTGGCTTAACAGGGCTAAGGAATTATCAGCAGGTGGTACAATTCTCGATTCCAATACAGATGTACTTTCTTGTCTCCAAAAGAGCTTAGATGTATTGGATCCCAAGTCCATGGAGTGTTTTCGGGACTTAGGCTTATTTCCTGAAGATCAAAGGATCCCTGTCGCTGCCCTCATTGATATGTGGGCAGAAATAAGGAATGAAGACGACGCAACTGCAATGGAAAGAATCTATAAACTGGTTAATCTCAACTTAGCTGATATTATTGTCACAAG GAAAGTTGTGAGCGGCACAATTGACTACAATTACCATTATGTTACGCAACATGGTCTTCTTCGTGACCTAGCCATCCGTAATAACAGCCAAGAGCCTGAGGATAAAAGGAATAGGCTCATAATTGACACGAGCGCAAATAATCTTCCCTCATGGTGGACTTCAGAGACTGAATATCACATTGCAGCTCGCGTTTTATCTATATCAACTG ATGAGACATTCCCTTCAAAATGGTGCAACTTGCAACCAACTGAAGTCGAGGCTTTAGTGTTAAACCTTAGAGAAAAGAATTGCATACTTCCAATGTTCATGAAGAAAATGACCAAACTAAAAGTTTTAATAATAACAAACTATGACTTCTATCATGCTGAATTAGAGAATTTCGAGCTTCTCGATCATCTATCAAGTCTTAGACGAATCAGATTAGAGAAAGTCACGATTCCTTTCCTCGGGAAAACAATAGTACAACTGAAGAATCTTCAGAAGTGTTCTTTCTTTATGTGCAATGTGAATGAAGCATTTAAAACTTGCACTATCCAAGATTCAGAAATTTTTCCGAATTTGTTGGAGATGAATTTCGATTACTGTGACATGGTGGAACTACCAAATGTGATTTCTTACATTGTATCCCTAAAGAAGCTTAGTATTACAAATTGTCATAAGCTTAGATCACTTCATGAAGGAATTGGAAAATTGGTTAATTTGGAatcactaaggttaagttcatGCAGTGAATTACAAAAGTTGCCAGATTCAATCACAAATATGCATAGGCTAAAGTTTCTTGACATCTCAGGATGCATAAACCTTAGTCAGTTGCCTGAGAATATAGGTGAGTTGGAGAAACTAGAAAAGGTGAATATGAGAGGTTGCTCTAGCATTAGTGAATTGCCATCATCGGTTATGGATCTTGAGGGACTAATGCATGTGGTGTGTGATGAAGAAACTGCTGAAAAATGGGAACCTTTTAGGACCATTCTTGGTGATCTAAGGATAGAGGTTGTTCAAGAAGATTTCAATTTAGATTTTCTTGATAATCAGTAG